The nucleotide sequence GCGGATGAGTATCCACCGGAGGATGAGGATCGGGAGCCTCTAGTGGCCAGCCAGCAATTTAACCTTTTAGAGACCATCGAGGATGAGATTTTGCTGTCTATCCCCTTGATTCCAAAGCATCCTGAGGGTTTTTGTGAGCCTCATACCCCGGTTTTTGGGGAGGATGATGAGGATGAAGTACCGGCTGAGCGCGAAAATCCCTTTAACATATTGAAAAATATGAAGAAAAACTGAAAAAGCTTGTTAAAAATGGGGTGTTGTTTCAGCCCTTGTTTGCAGATAAATCAAGCATTTAGACGCTTTTCCATGCTAGAATGTCGCCTTGCTTAGGAGTTCATTATGGCCGTTCAACAAAATAAAAAATCACCATCCAAACGTGGCATGCACCGTGCGCACGACTTTTTGACCGCACCTGCTACGGCTGTTGAAGCCACAACTGGTGAGGCACATTTGCGCCACCACATTTCACCTAACGGCTACTATCGTGGTCGTAAAGTAGTTAAAACTAAAAACGACTAATTTTTTAGTCTAAATAGATCGAAGCGGCTCACTTATAGCCGCTTTTTTCTTAGATAAATCACTTGTAGCAATCAATGAGTTTATGAGCGTTACTCTTGCTATTGATGCCATGGGCGGAGATCATGGGGTCGTCGTGACCGTCCCCGCCG is from Polynucleobacter sp. MWH-UH23A and encodes:
- the rpmF gene encoding 50S ribosomal protein L32, encoding MAVQQNKKSPSKRGMHRAHDFLTAPATAVEATTGEAHLRHHISPNGYYRGRKVVKTKND